Proteins encoded by one window of Mastacembelus armatus chromosome 23, fMasArm1.2, whole genome shotgun sequence:
- the col7a1l gene encoding collagen alpha-1(VII) chain, which produces MGCSSVWIFLFLLSLSHQRLTAQTEVCKTVVQADIVFLVDESWSVGQTSFTSIKDFISAIITSFQESVVGADGVRFGVTVFGDVPRMRIALTDYSSLNEVLRAVRDLPYEGGSRRIGEALQFLVDSVFSPAISREHAPKIAVLITNGHSDDQVDAAARVVSDNGISLFAVGVTGADDSELRRIVSEPYEEHLLLGPNYSFLETILPKLSRRVCFTASEPPRPVKTIQYVEERIVGPRDLQISELAHSSLRLTWTQATGDVTGYRLLVTPLSSRGHFLPTQQRQIDLKADVSTALVTELSPKTNYSLTVYAIYPSLIGDSSTVTVQTTPLPQVSNFRVIEEGLFSLRLGWTPPIGKLSGFKIFIPRSNRPGFTYEQLLPGDTSSHVIDSLEEDKKYTISIYAVYPQGPSEPVSIVGKTLKLVPVQQFLVQNATTDTVQARWAPVKGATGYRLTWASPDGHIENINLGDTFNFYMIQGLRPGSGYTVTINPIFGDIEGPVTTSKVKTLESSAVQTLKVSAVSTSTAVVSWNSVPGATGYRLAWGPTPEFVGRDRPRQLALNSSTTEYQLKNVAHDTEYVLTLYVLFGSVLGPGITATFRTSPLGYVSNFKVTSYTSTSIDVEWSPIVGATEYKLSWNTDDSSPQSHYLDRSVLSHRIEDLNPQTTYTITIRAVYGNSEGPEISLSQLTAAVSDLEPIQAVRGVKVVDIGVNSFTVSWRKSPVASGYKISWIPFLGGEEKFHVVSAASSTFTIRNLQESSAYKIQVSCMVGNREGSPVLVTARTLDLPKVNGFAALNTTDSSTVLNWTRVAGVSGYLLSWRHISVLETKTEILGPGFTSYKINDLLYGRTYIFTIRPLYGEVEGPISTVYQRILGDDPPVMTAQSVPATVAPHSPRITTTSITNTTVAHAPSRTTRHPIAVPPIKTVTTQKPPSQPSVTEAKAAAVTSLRFTTFSAETTAQPQPVCGKTKADIVFLVDESSSIGADNFIKMKDFLFRVATYFPVVGPHGTQIAVVHYSDEPRIEFRLSDFKDRNSVLRALRALRYRGGNTKTGKGISYVLQELFQESLGMRPNVAHVLVLITDGRAQDNVVPPSRIARALGVSVLAVGVANADIEELNKIAAPTSYKNIFYAPTFDDFPSIEREFIINICSEELLSEFKLGDEFAQLDTPTDDPEELLKPQGPCTSQCIKGQKGEKGDGFGFGSLRFRQSPGQYDPFISSKGEKGERGPPGTDGIPGLPGRPGRTGPPGSAGQRGPTGIPGDMGPPGLTGPKGQRGERGEPGYVIAGTDSNFVPGRKGEPGSSGPQGPPGVSGVNGAPGLPGQPGPPGAPGISVKGDPGEPGAKGLRGKQGVKGDKGEPGKDGLAGLPGPIGIDGVPGFPGQKGDKGDEGIGIQGIQGPRGEPGEKGNIGLMGPVGPKGDRGEQGIQGIIGPRGKKGFKGEQGDKGKQGEMGPMGPQGPTGLTGPIGLKGDDGPRGLPGDPAKGIIGPTGKKGARGDIGPVGHTGPQGIKGERGDKGEKGTPGFGIPGQQGPKGENGERGNVGLSGKPGPKGQDGYKGDKGTIGLPGKPGEPGLRGKDGAPGAKGDQGMKGEQGPPGEPGERGIRGPLGLPGRTGDPGEKGEIGKPGLLGTDGKKGDKGEPGKPGPPGTQIFTENNVLTRVIKGEPGEPGQPGLRGETGSPGPRGPDGKPGLPGPSLDGSGRVGLDGLPGKPGIKGEQGQKGEPGPRGEKGDQGRVGIAGMPGLPGTPGRPGIDGKRGLPGKDGERGPKGDDGKKGDKGEVGADGKDGSKGEPGPPGLPGSQVLVTSEGATIDEIRQAFPIPMGPPGATGSPGIKGDKGERGLKGEKGDAGAPGKSIEMKDIEVMFEAYGIRLPLLKVLIDRLLQDGIEELLNVLSSTKKTKEDTETHTSNVITEYTSSVAFDLTSQPLDTIEESDLDQFPESVDPLNEPVEGPTLWTITTLNREHGLDRTGTKLKGSRRKDMSGSDEASPLKINQTLVSSTFNYTNTHEMLSELPETMAETLLLTKEDSLKKNPGQKKNNRERGKGKGNKGRHKRQRQRLTSGEDKQGQEEEELYNGEEYSYEFEYEEELFPDDPFTSKEIRDSRQLEVQTDEIPYRMDKKGEQLTTHNPVQLETLAETSSRPLTSLSDRDMDAQIVLTTTEPLSQPMDIREKEEVSLPTPPLTTENPDQDIS; this is translated from the exons ATGGGCTGTTCTTCTGTGTGGATCTTCCTATTCTTGCTTTCTCTTTCCCATCAAAGACTCACAGCACAAACTGAAG TATGCAAGACGGTGGTACAGGCAGACATAGTGTTCCTGGTGGATGAGTCATGGAGTGTGGGCCAGACCAGCTTCACCAGCATCAAAGACTTCATCTCAGCCATCATTACCTCCTTCCAAGAGAGTGTGGTGGGAGCCGATGGGGTCCGCTTTGGTGTCACTGTCTTTGGGGATGTCCCAAG AATGCGAATTGCTTTGACTGACTACAGTTCACTAAACGAGGTGCTCAGAGCTGTCAGAGACCTACCCTATGAGGGTGGATCCAGGAGGATTGGGGAGGCCCTCCAGTTTTTGGTTGATTCCGTGTTCAGCCCTGCCATCAGTCGAGAACATGCCCCAAAG ATTGCTGTTTTAATCACTAATGGGCATTCAGACGACCAGGTTGACGCTGCAGCCAGAGTTGTATCTGACAATGGGATTTCTCTCTTTGCAGTAG GTGTTACGGGAGCTGATGATTCAGAGCTAAGGAGGATTGTGTCAGAGCCATATGAGGAACATTTATTGCTGGGTCCTAACTACTCTTTCCTGGAAACCATCCTTCCCAAGCTTTCCCGTAGAGTTTGTTTTACTGCCTCTGAACCACCACGTCCTGTGAAGACAATCCAGTATG TTGAAGAGCGTATAGTGGGCCCCAGAGACCTGCAGATCAGTGAGCTGGCCCACAGCTCTCTCAGGCTGACATGGACCCAGGCTACAGGTGACGTCACAGGATATCGCCTCCTGGTCACCCCTCTCAGCTCCAGGGGGCACTTCCTCCCCACGCAGCAGAGACAG ATTGATCTGAAGGCAGATGTGAGCACAGCACTGGTGACAGAGCTGAGTCCTAAAACAAACTATTCCCTCACCGTCTATGCCATCTACCCCAGCCTCATAGGAGACTCCTCAACAGTCACCGTCCAGACAA CTCCTTTGCCACAGGTGTCAAACTTCCGTGTTATTGAGGAGGGTCTGTTCTCTCTGCGTTTGGGCTGGACACCTCCTATAGGGAAGCTCAGTGGATTCAAGATCTTCATCCCAAGAT CCAACCGGCCAGGATTCACTTATGAGCAGCTGCTTCCTGGAGACACATCTTCACATGTGATCGACAGCCTGGAGGAGGATAAGAAGTACACTATCAGTATTTATGCTGTATACCCCCAGGGGCCAAGTGAGCCAGTTTCAATTGTGGGCAAGACGT TAAAGCTGGTACCAGTTCAACAGTTCCTGGTCCAAAACGCCACCACAGACACTGTCCAGGCCAGGTGGGCACCAGTTAAGGGTGCTACAGGATACCGCCTGACATGGGCATCCCCAG ATGGCCATATAGAGAACATAAACCTTGGGGACACCTTTAACTTCTACATGATCCAGGGACTCCGCCCAGGCTCCGGGTACACAGTCACCATCAACCCCATCTTTGGAGACATCGAGGGTCCAGTCACCACCTCCAAAGTCAAGACAT TGGAAAGCAGTGCAGTACAGACGCTGAAGGTATCTGCTGTGAGCACCAGCACTGCTGTTGTCTCATGGAACAGCGTCCCAGGAGCCACAGGCTACAGACTGGCCTGGGGACCCACACCAG AGTTTGTTGGTCGGGACCGTCCCAGACAGTTGGCTCTGAACAGCAGCACCACAGAGTACCAGCTGAAGAATGTAGCCCATGATACTGAGTATGTGCTCACTCTCTATGTGCTGTTTGGATCTGTTTTGGGGCCTGGTATCACAGCTACCTTCAGAACTT CTCCTTTGGGCTATGTGTCCAACTTCAAAGTGACATCCTATACCAGTACTTCCATAGATGTTGAGTGGAGTCCCATCGTAGGAGCCACTGAATACAAACTCTCTTGGAACACAG ATGACAGCAGCCCCCAGTCCCATTACCTGGACCGAAGTGTTCTCTCTCATCGTATTGAAGATCTGAACCCACAGACTACCTACACAATCACTATCCGCGCTGTTTACGGCAACTCAGAAGGACCAGAAATATCCTTATCTCAGCTTACAG CTGCTGTCTCAGACTTAGAACCAATCCAGGCAGTGAGGGGTGTGAAGGTCGTGGATATTGGTGTCAACTCCTTCACTGTGTCCTGGAGGAAATCACCAGTGGCATCTGGGTACAAAATATCTTGGATCCCATTCTTAG GGGGTGAGGAGAAGTTCCATGTTGTATCTGCTGCTTCCTCCACCTTCACTATCCGCAACCTGCAGGAGAGCTCAGCTTATAAGATCCAGGTGTCCTGTATGGTGGGCAACAGGGAGGGAAGTCCAGTCCTGGTCACTGCACGCACCT tggaTCTTCCAAAAGTGAATGGCTTTGCTGCCTTGAACACTACAGACAGCAGCACTGTTCTGAACTGGACACGGGTGGCAGGTGTATCTGGTTACCTCCTCTCCTGGAGGCACATCTCAG TGTTGGAGACTAAAACTGAGATCCTGGGCCCTGGTTTCACCTCCTATAAGATCAATGATCTCCTGTATGGCAGAACATATATTTTCACTATTAGACCTTTATATGGAGAAGTGGAAGGGCCTATAAGCACTGTGTATCAGAGAATAT TGGGAGATGATCCTCCAGTAATGACAGCCCAATCTGTGCCAGCCACAGTGGCTCCCCATTCCCCGCGTATCACAACCACCTCCATCACAAACACTACCGTTGCTCATGCACCCAGTAGGACCACCCGGCACCCCATTGCTGTGCCACCAATTAAAACTGTAACCACCCAGAAGCCTCCCAGTCAGCCAAGTGTCACTGAAGCCAAAGCAGCAGCCGTCACCTCCCTTCGATTTACTACATTCAGCGCAGAGACAACAGCTCAACCACAACCAG TATGTGGTAAGACCAAAGCAGACATAGTATTTTTAGTGGATGAGTCTTCCAGCATTGGGGCTGATAACTTTATCAAGATGAAAGACTTCTTATTCCGGGTGGCCACTTATTTCCCTGTCGTTGGTCCTCATGGTACCCAG ATAGCTGTGGTTCATTACAGTGATGAGCCTCGAATTGAATTCCGTCTGAGTGACTTCAAAGACAGAAACTCTGTGCTCAGGGCTCTCAGAGCACTGCGTTATAGGGGTGGCAACACCAAAACAG GAAAAGGCATCAGTTACGTTCTGCAGGAACTGTTTCAGGAGTCTCTGGGGATGCGGCCGAATGTGGCCCATGTTCTGGTTCTGATCACAGATGGCCGAGCGCAGGACAATGTGGTGCCACCTTCCAGGATTGCACGTGCTTTGG GTGTCAGTGTCCTGGCAGTCGGAGTTGCTAATGCAGACATCGAGGAGCTGAATAAAATAGCAGCACCCACCAGCTACAAGAATATCTTCTATGCACCGACCTTTGATGATTTTCCCTCTATAGAGAGAGAATTTATCATTAACATCTGTAGTGAGGAGCTCCTCTCTGAGTTCAAACTTGGTGATGAG tttgctcaGTTGGACACCCCGACTGATGACCCAGAGGAGCTGCTTAAACCTCAGGGTCCCTGCACATCCCAGTGTATAAAG GGCCAGAAAGGGGAAAAG GGAGATGGATTTGGTTTTGGAAGTCTG AGATTTAGGCAAAGCCCTGGACAATATGATCCTTTCATTTCTTCcaaaggagagaaaggagagagg gGACCTCCAGGAACAGATGGTATACCTGGGTTGCCAGGACGACCAGGGAGAACCGGACCCCCAGGTTCTGCCGGCCAGCGG GGCCCTACAGGCATCCCAGGAGACATG GGTCCTCCTGGTCTAACTGGTCCAAAGGgacaaagaggagagaga GGAGAACCAGGATATGTCATAGCTGGCACAGATTCAAATTTTGTCCCTGGTCGAAAGGGAGAGCCAGGATCTTCA GGTCCCCAGGGACCTCCTGGAGTATCAGGGGTCAATGGAGCTCCAGGGCTACCTGGCCAGCCAGGACCACCAGGGGCACCAGGAATATCTGTCAAG GGAGATCCTGGAGAGCCAGGAGCAAAA ggTTTACGTGGGAAGCAGGGTGTGAAAGGAGACAAGGGAGAGCCAGGAAAAGAT GGTCTCGCAGGTTTGCCTGGTCCCATTGGCATCGATGGGGTACCAGGATTTCCAGGTCAGAAAGGAGATAAG GGTGACGAAGGAATTGGCATACAAGGTATTCAAGGCCCTCGCGGAGAGCCTGGAGAGaag ggAAATATTGGTTTAATGGGACCAGTTGGCCCAAAG GGCGATCGTGGAGAACAAGGCATTCAAGGAATCATCGGACCTCGG GGAAAGAAAGGATTCAAAGGGGAGCAAGGGGACAAG ggaaaacaaggagaaatgGGACCAATGGGACCACAAGGACCCACC GGACTAACAGGGCCAATAGGGTTGAAAGGAGATGATGGTCCAAGAGGACTCCCTGGAGATCCAGCCAAGGGT ATAATTGGTCCAACTGGAAAGAAGGGTGCCAGG ggAGACATCGGCCCAGTCGGCCACACGGGTCCTCAGGGAATAAAGGGTGAACGAGGAGACAAAGGAGAAAAG GGCACTCCAGGGTTTGGGATTCCAGGACAGCAGGGACCAAAGGGAGAAAATGGCGAGAGG GGAAATGTTGGTTTGTCTGGAAAACCAGGGCCAAAG GGTCAAGATGGCTACAAGGGTGACAAAGGGACTATTGGGTTACCTGGCAAACCCGGAGAACCAGGACTAAGAGGTAAAGAT GGTGCCCCTGGAGCTAAAGGAGACCAAGGAATGAAG GGTGAACAAGGTCCACCTGGAGAGCCTGGTGAAAGAGGAATCAGG GGTCCACTGGGGTTGCCAGGGCGAACAGGGGACCCAGGAGAGAAAGGGGAAATTGGGAAGCCTGGGCTACTA gGCACTGATGGAAAGAAAGGAGACAAAGGAGAACCA GGAAAACCTGGACCTCCGGGAACACAA atttttacagaaaacaatgtcCTGACCAGAGTGATTAAG GGAGAACCAGGAGAACCTGGTCAGCCTGGTCTGAGGGGAGAAACGGGTTCACCTGGACCAAGA GGCCCAGATGGTAAACCAGGATTACCAGGACCCTCTCTG GATGGCTCTGGAAGAGTTGGCCTTGATGGTTTACCAGGAAAACCAGGAattaag GGTGAACAGGGACAAAAGGGGGAGCCTGGTCCG agaggagaaaaaggagaccAAGGCCGGGTTGGGATTGCAGGAATGCCTGGCTTACCAGGAACTCCA GGGAGACCCGGCATTGATGGGAAGAGGGGCCTGCCAGGAAAAGAT gGAGAAAGGGGCCCAAAAGGAGATGACGggaaaaag GGGGATAAGGGAGAAGTGGGTGCAGAT GGTAAAGATGGTAGTAAGGGGGAACCAGGACCTCCAGGTTTGCCTGGTAGCCAAGTGCTTGTCACTTCAGAG GGCGCCACCATTGACGAAATCCGACAAGCATTTCCAATCCCAATGGGTCCTCCAGGAGCCACT GGTTCACCCGGAATAAAG GGTGATAAAGGAGAAAGAGGCCTGAAAGGAGAGAAG GGTGACGCTGGAGCTCCTGGAAAATCTATTGAGATGAAG GACATTGAGGTGATGTTTGAAGCTTACGGCATAAGG ctgCCTTTGCTGAAGGTTTTGATTGATAGGCTGCTGCAGGATGGAATAGAGGAGCTACTTAATGTACTCAGCAGTACcaagaaaacaaaggaagacACAGAAACTCACACCTCCAACGTCATCACTGAGTACACA AGTTCAGTGGCGTTTGATCTGACCAGCCAGCCGCTGGACACCATTGAAGAGTCGGATTTAGACCAGTTTCCAGAGTCAGTT GATCCTTTGAATGAGCCTGTAGAGGGTCCTACCTTATGGACCATCACGACACTGAATAGAGAGCATGGGCTCGACAGAACTGGGACCAAGTTAAAGGGATCCAGAAGGAAGGACATGAGCGGCAGTGATGAAGCATCTCCACTCAAAATTAATCAGACTCTAGTCAGTTCTACATTCAATTATACTAATACCCACGAG ATGCTTTCAGAGTTACCAGAAACAATGGCAGAGACTCTTCTCCTCACCAAGGAAGACTCTTTGAAGAAGAATCCAGGACAAAAGAAGAATAACAGGGAGCGTGGGAAG GGCAAAGGAAATAAAGGACGACATAAGAGGCAGAGACAACGCCTG aCAAGTGGAGAGGATAAGCAAGGACAAGAGGAAGAAGAGTTGTATAATGGCGAAGAATACAGTTATGAGTTTGAGTATGAG GAAGAACTTTTCCCAGATGATCCCTTCACCTCTAAGGAGATCAGAGACAGCAGACAG CTTGAAGTCCAAACAGATGAAATTCCCTATCGAATGGATAAAAAG GGGGAGCAATTAACCACACACAATCCAGTCCAATTAGAAACATTGGCAGAAACCTCCAGTCGTCCTCTAACATCCCTCTCAGACAGAGACATGGATGCACAG ATTGTCCTAACAACCACAGAGCCACTGTCTCAACCCATGGACATTAGAGAGAAG GAAGAAGTGTCTCTGCCTACACCTCCCCTCACAACAGAAAACCCAGACCAG GACATCTCTTAA